The Devosia sp. MC521 genome segment CGACATCAAGATCTATGGCGTCAAGGAAATCACCGAAATGGGGCTCCTTGAAGAGTTCCAGTCGATCTCGGTGGAAGCCATCGACAGCATTTTCTACACGCGCTACGGCCAGATGATCTATGGCGAAAAGTGCGGCAAGCACATGGGCTATCCCCATGAGCAGCGCTTCGTTCATCGCGGCGATCTGCAGATGATGTTCTACCGTGCGGTCCTGGATCGTCTCGGCCCGAACTCTGTTCAGCTGGGCAAGCGTTGCACGGGCTTCGAACAGGATGAAACCGGCGTCACCATTCACTTCGAAGGTCTGGACGGCACCAAGTCCTCGGCCCGCCACGATGTGCTCATCGGCGCCGATGGCATCAAGTCTGCTGTCCGTAACCAGCTCGTTCCCTCGTCTTCGGCCAGCCACTATTCGGGCGTTGCCATGTGGCGCGGCGTCACCGTTATGCCTCCATTCCGCAATGGCGGCACCATCCTGCACATCGGCGATCCAATCGCTCAGGGTTCGATGATCGTTTATCCGATCACCAACAATGTCGACGGCAAGGGCAACCAGCTCGTCAACTGGGTGGTCGAACAGAACGGCCAGCCAAAGTCGCTGGAAGACTGGAACCAGCGCATGGATCAGGGCGAAATCGCCCACAATTTCGACGAGTGCAAACTCGATTTCGTCAACGTGGGTGAGATCATCCGCAATGCGCGCGAAGTCTATCTGTATCCGTTGATCGACCGCGATCCTCTCGACCAATGGTCGTTTGATCGCGTCACCCTCATCGGCGACGCCGCCCACGCCATGTATCCGCGTGGTGGCAATGGCCTGTGTCAGGCGCTGGTTGATGCCCGCGTTCTGGCTGAAAAGCTCGCTGAGATCGACAATCCCGCTGAAGCCTTCAAGGCCTATGAAGGCGTTCGCCGGGAATTCGCCAACCGTCTCGTCATTGCCAACCGCGGGGAAGGCCCCGAGGTCGTCCGTCGCATTGTCGAAGAACGCTCTGGCGGCAAGCCCTTCGACAATATCGAGGACATTTTCCCCATCGCCGAATGCGAGAAAATCTTCCTCGAATACCACCGCATGGCCGGCATGCAGCGTCCCGACGACGCTGGCCCGCTCGGCTTCCGTGACGAGGGCTTCTTCAACGAGGATCGCGCCAAGAAGGCCGCTGTCGAAAACGACATCGCTGGCGCCAAGGGCTCGGCGCGCGCTTAACGCGCGCCCTCCCGCCGTAGAGATTTGAAAGGACTACCCATGACCGTTATCGACGCCAATATGCACTGGCTGCCAGACACGCTCTTCACCGATGAGAGCCTGCGTGATCTGATGATGAGCTGCATTCCACGCCAGCACGGCATCCACGTTTCGATGGTGCCAGTCGAAGGCAAGGACATTCGCCAGATCATCATCGAAGAGCCAAAGGGCGTAGTGAACATCAACTACGCTGAAGGTCAGTACAACATTGAAAGCCAGCTGGCGGACATGGACAAGGCTGGCATCGACCAGGCTGTGTTCCGTATTCCAGTGTGGCAGGAATGGCTGAACCTTGAAGCCTCCAAGCGCCTCAACGATGGCCTTGCCGAATACATCTCGCGCTCCAATGGCCGCTTCACCGCGCTGGCGGTTTGCCCACCTTGGGGT includes the following:
- a CDS encoding FAD-dependent monooxygenase, with translation MLNIAIIGAGPGGLALALRLQQKGFNPTIYEGAPELKPLGVGVDIKIYGVKEITEMGLLEEFQSISVEAIDSIFYTRYGQMIYGEKCGKHMGYPHEQRFVHRGDLQMMFYRAVLDRLGPNSVQLGKRCTGFEQDETGVTIHFEGLDGTKSSARHDVLIGADGIKSAVRNQLVPSSSASHYSGVAMWRGVTVMPPFRNGGTILHIGDPIAQGSMIVYPITNNVDGKGNQLVNWVVEQNGQPKSLEDWNQRMDQGEIAHNFDECKLDFVNVGEIIRNAREVYLYPLIDRDPLDQWSFDRVTLIGDAAHAMYPRGGNGLCQALVDARVLAEKLAEIDNPAEAFKAYEGVRREFANRLVIANRGEGPEVVRRIVEERSGGKPFDNIEDIFPIAECEKIFLEYHRMAGMQRPDDAGPLGFRDEGFFNEDRAKKAAVENDIAGAKGSARA